In Vibrio hippocampi, the following are encoded in one genomic region:
- the glpD gene encoding glycerol-3-phosphate dehydrogenase — protein sequence MQLNATTGHPKSEDTKSHDTKSSGIKSFDIIVIGGGINGAGIAAECAAQGLKVALFEAKDFACATSSASSKLIHGGLRYLEHYEFRLVSEALAEREVLLQKAPHIAYPMRFCLPHRPFLRPKWMIRCGLFLYDHLGKRTTLPASQQIRFPTNTPLKSEFTDGFEYSDCWVDDARLVMLNILAAKNDGAWVCNYSRVDQARREGDLWQVEVTDQMTKQSSSFRAKAVVNAAGPWVEDLFQQQLQLASPRHVRLIQGSHIVVPRLAQQQEAYILQNADKRIVFVIPYLDQFSMIGTTDVEYQGDPYQVTITDQETDYLLDVVNQHFTQTLSRDDIIWSFSGVRPLCEDESSSAQAVTRDYTLEMDQGELQAPLLSIFGGKLTTYRKLAMAATEKLRPCFPAMLNNCTQATPLPGGDLGMSREQYLQTLTTRYPWLNEKLLHRYFNQFGSHVHSLLYGITCSSELGLCFSQQAGGVYQCEIDYLLQQELAMTGEDVLWRRTKLGLYLSKEEADNVTDYVKEKAR from the coding sequence ATGCAATTAAACGCAACAACAGGACACCCAAAAAGCGAGGATACTAAAAGCCACGATACAAAAAGTTCCGGAATAAAAAGCTTCGATATTATTGTTATCGGTGGCGGTATCAATGGCGCAGGGATTGCTGCGGAATGTGCAGCGCAAGGTTTAAAAGTTGCGCTGTTTGAAGCGAAAGACTTCGCATGCGCGACTTCTTCCGCCAGTTCCAAACTGATTCATGGCGGTCTGCGGTACTTAGAGCATTACGAATTTAGATTAGTGTCGGAAGCACTGGCTGAACGGGAAGTATTGTTACAAAAGGCTCCCCATATCGCCTACCCGATGCGCTTTTGTCTCCCTCATCGACCTTTTTTACGACCGAAATGGATGATCCGCTGTGGGCTGTTTCTCTATGACCACTTAGGAAAACGTACCACCTTACCTGCGAGTCAGCAGATCCGTTTCCCAACCAACACTCCACTTAAAAGTGAGTTCACCGACGGCTTTGAATATTCAGATTGCTGGGTCGATGATGCGCGCTTGGTGATGCTCAATATCCTCGCAGCCAAAAATGATGGCGCATGGGTTTGCAACTACTCAAGGGTGGACCAAGCAAGGCGAGAAGGAGACCTCTGGCAGGTTGAAGTCACTGATCAAATGACCAAACAGTCATCAAGTTTTCGCGCTAAAGCCGTCGTGAACGCCGCGGGTCCATGGGTTGAGGATCTCTTTCAGCAACAACTCCAATTAGCCTCTCCTCGTCACGTTCGCCTGATTCAAGGATCACATATCGTTGTGCCGCGACTGGCTCAACAACAAGAGGCCTATATCCTGCAAAATGCCGATAAACGGATCGTATTTGTTATCCCCTATCTTGATCAATTTTCGATGATTGGCACCACCGATGTTGAGTACCAAGGCGACCCGTATCAAGTCACTATCACGGATCAAGAGACCGACTACTTGCTCGACGTCGTCAATCAACACTTTACTCAAACCCTGAGCCGAGACGATATTATTTGGAGCTTTAGTGGAGTAAGACCGCTGTGCGAAGATGAGTCATCCAGTGCCCAAGCCGTGACTCGCGACTATACCTTAGAGATGGACCAAGGTGAGCTGCAAGCCCCACTACTCTCCATATTTGGTGGCAAACTCACCACCTATCGAAAGCTTGCTATGGCAGCGACGGAGAAACTTCGCCCCTGCTTTCCTGCCATGCTCAATAACTGCACACAAGCCACACCTCTCCCCGGAGGCGACTTAGGGATGAGTCGAGAGCAGTATCTGCAAACGCTCACAACCCGTTATCCATGGCTAAATGAAAAGCTACTACACCGATATTTCAACCAATTCGGCAGCCATGTTCATTCCCTGCTTTACGGCATAACTTGCAGCAGTGAACTGGGACTGTGCTTTTCGCAACAGGCCGGCGGCGTTTATCAATGTGAAATCGATTATCTGCTTCAGCAAGAACTGGCGATGACGGGGGAAGATGTGCTGTGGCGACGAACTAAATTGGGGCTGTATTTGAGCAAAGAAGAGGCTGATAACGTGACGGATTATGTTAAAGAAAAGGCGAGGTGA
- the glpK gene encoding glycerol kinase GlpK: MTQQTYIVALDQGTTSSRAVVLDHDANIVSVAQREFSQLYPQAGWVEHDPMEIWATQSSTLVEALAQAGINNNQVAAIGITNQRETTIVWNRHTGKPIYNAIVWQCRRTADICDQLKSQGLENYVREQTGLLLDPYFSATKIQWILDNVEGARELADAGDLLFGTVDTWLVWKLTEGRVHATDYTNASRTMLFNIDQHCWDQTLLDALNIPLSMMPEVKASSCLYGQTNLGGKGGAHIPIAGIAGDQQAALFGHLCVEAGQAKNTYGTGCFLLMNTGKEKVLSQNGLLTTLACDKQGQPVYALEGSVFMGGAAIQWLRDEMKLLADAKDSEYFATKVDSSDGVYVVPAFTGLGAPHWEPHAQGTIVGLTRGTNSNHIIRATLESIAYQTHDVLTAMQADANITLTHLKVDGGAVANNFLMQFQADLLNTLVERPKVTEVTALGAAYLAGIAVGYWQALEELENKAEIDTLFQPHPDDDKRQRRYQGWQHAIKCAQFWAKNAD; encoded by the coding sequence ATGACCCAGCAAACCTATATTGTGGCACTTGATCAAGGCACAACCAGTTCAAGAGCCGTTGTCCTCGATCACGATGCCAATATTGTCAGCGTCGCACAGCGTGAGTTTAGCCAACTCTATCCTCAAGCAGGGTGGGTAGAACATGATCCCATGGAAATTTGGGCGACTCAAAGCTCAACACTCGTCGAAGCGTTAGCGCAAGCCGGTATCAACAATAACCAAGTGGCGGCGATTGGTATTACCAATCAGCGAGAAACCACCATTGTCTGGAATCGCCATACTGGAAAGCCGATATACAACGCGATTGTCTGGCAATGTCGTCGTACAGCGGATATTTGCGACCAATTGAAAAGTCAGGGGCTTGAGAACTATGTCCGAGAGCAGACCGGTTTACTGCTGGACCCTTACTTCTCCGCCACAAAAATTCAGTGGATTTTAGACAATGTTGAGGGTGCCAGAGAGTTGGCGGACGCCGGCGATCTGCTGTTTGGCACCGTGGATACTTGGCTAGTCTGGAAACTCACCGAAGGGCGTGTCCACGCGACGGATTACACTAATGCATCACGCACTATGCTGTTCAACATTGACCAACATTGCTGGGACCAAACGCTACTTGATGCACTCAATATCCCTCTAAGCATGATGCCAGAAGTCAAAGCCTCATCATGCCTCTACGGTCAAACCAACCTCGGAGGTAAAGGCGGCGCGCATATTCCTATCGCGGGTATCGCCGGAGATCAACAAGCGGCGCTATTTGGACATCTGTGTGTCGAGGCAGGTCAAGCCAAGAACACCTATGGAACTGGCTGTTTTCTACTGATGAATACTGGCAAAGAAAAAGTGCTGTCGCAAAACGGTCTGCTGACCACGCTCGCTTGCGATAAACAGGGGCAGCCAGTCTATGCGCTTGAGGGGTCGGTGTTTATGGGAGGCGCTGCCATCCAGTGGTTAAGAGACGAAATGAAACTTCTCGCCGACGCGAAAGATTCTGAATACTTTGCCACCAAGGTCGACTCTTCCGATGGCGTTTATGTGGTTCCCGCCTTTACCGGTTTGGGAGCGCCTCACTGGGAACCCCATGCTCAAGGAACCATTGTCGGTCTGACGCGAGGCACCAATTCCAATCATATCATTCGAGCGACGCTAGAAAGTATCGCCTACCAAACCCATGATGTGTTAACAGCGATGCAAGCGGATGCCAATATTACCCTAACCCACCTCAAGGTAGACGGAGGTGCCGTCGCCAATAACTTCCTTATGCAGTTCCAAGCGGATCTACTGAACACTCTCGTCGAGCGCCCTAAGGTAACGGAAGTGACCGCACTAGGCGCTGCCTACCTTGCCGGTATCGCTGTTGGCTATTGGCAAGCTCTTGAAGAACTGGAAAACAAGGCTGAGATTGACACCTTATTTCAACCTCATCCTGACGATGACAAACGACAGCGTCGCTATCAAGGCTGGCAACATGCGATCAAATGTGCGCAGTTTTGGGCTAAGAATGCAGACTGA
- a CDS encoding copper chaperone PCu(A)C — MKLNSLILTLLALSPFANATQWLEVENAYVRATPPHATTSAMFATIHNNSDRDRTLVSATTDLAQVVELHDVIMDGDMMQMRQISRISIPASQSVALAPGSLHVMLLDLLGPLKEGQQVAITLTFADNETVTLQVPVKKVMAGMKMKHH, encoded by the coding sequence ATGAAGCTCAACTCCCTTATCCTGACCTTATTAGCCCTAAGTCCATTCGCCAATGCCACGCAATGGCTGGAGGTTGAGAATGCTTATGTCAGAGCAACACCGCCTCACGCCACCACCAGCGCCATGTTTGCTACCATTCACAACAACAGCGACCGCGACCGAACTCTGGTGAGTGCAACGACAGATTTAGCCCAAGTGGTCGAGCTTCATGATGTCATCATGGACGGAGATATGATGCAAATGCGTCAAATTAGCCGCATTAGCATCCCCGCGAGCCAATCCGTTGCGCTGGCGCCAGGCAGTCTGCATGTGATGCTACTGGATCTACTGGGTCCACTCAAAGAAGGGCAACAGGTAGCGATCACTTTGACGTTTGCCGACAATGAAACGGTGACGTTACAGGTGCCGGTGAAAAAGGTGATGGCGGGTATGAAGATGAAGCATCACTGA
- a CDS encoding RidA family protein, with translation MSTDAITFHMVENGPTPVAPFSHATESGGFVFVTGQMPDQPGTPGVLPDTIEEQTDNVMSNLSTVLDGLGLGLQDVVMVRVFLTRFQQDYARFNAKYKTYFAEGCLPARTCVGVTGLAYDALVEIDLVVRRPTVS, from the coding sequence ATGTCTACCGATGCGATCACCTTTCACATGGTTGAAAACGGTCCCACCCCCGTTGCACCATTCAGCCATGCCACAGAATCTGGAGGCTTTGTCTTTGTAACAGGTCAAATGCCCGATCAGCCCGGCACACCCGGCGTCTTGCCCGATACAATTGAAGAGCAAACCGACAATGTGATGAGCAATCTCAGCACAGTACTGGATGGCTTAGGACTTGGCTTGCAAGATGTGGTGATGGTTCGAGTGTTTCTTACTCGTTTCCAGCAAGACTATGCTCGCTTTAACGCAAAATACAAAACCTATTTTGCCGAGGGATGCCTACCCGCACGCACTTGCGTTGGAGTCACTGGATTAGCATACGATGCCTTGGTAGAGATTGACCTCGTGGTGCGTCGACCGACCGTATCCTAA
- the ggt gene encoding gamma-glutamyltransferase codes for MFYRLRLTTLFCTLLTATPMVTYAQQSADAVAPESSTELTTQQSVTGQDWMVASANPYASEAGAQMLRQGGNAIDAMVATQLVLGLVEPQSSGIGGGAFLVYWDQSQKAITTLDGRETAPLAATPELFLDKEGEPLKFYDAVVGGRSVGTPGTVKLMWDSHQKYGKLPWADLFKPAIELATAGFTVSPRLAALVAKDQQRLQQSASTKSYFFNQDGEPIQAGATLKNPAYANTLTAIAQQGAQAFYRGKVAENIVNTVSNHSTNPGVLSLTDLAIYTTKQRPAVCAPYHQYSVCGMGPPSSGALTLGQILGMLQHYPLAQYGVDSIDSWRLIGDASRLAFADRGRYMADSDFVPMPTAGLLDADYLAQRAKLLAEPKALASVAAGSPPWSHAQNYALDESIELPSTSHFSIVDSERNMVSITTTIENGFGSRLMVDGFLLNNELTDFSFRTHKEGNPIANRVEPGKRPRSSMAPTIVLKEGQPYLAIGSPGGSQIIGYVAKTLIAHLDWGLDLQQAVNLPNMNNRFGTFELEKGTDAERWAPKLEQIGFKTKIRDLNSGVQVIQLQDKQLVGAADPRREGLVVAQ; via the coding sequence ATGTTTTATCGTTTAAGGTTAACGACACTATTTTGCACGTTATTGACCGCGACGCCGATGGTGACGTACGCGCAACAGAGTGCGGATGCCGTTGCTCCAGAATCATCGACCGAGTTAACCACTCAGCAGTCGGTGACAGGGCAGGATTGGATGGTTGCATCAGCCAATCCATACGCCAGTGAAGCGGGTGCTCAAATGCTGCGTCAAGGGGGCAATGCGATTGATGCAATGGTGGCGACCCAACTGGTATTAGGGTTGGTCGAACCACAGTCTTCGGGGATTGGTGGTGGTGCATTTTTGGTTTATTGGGATCAAAGCCAAAAAGCGATCACAACGTTAGACGGTAGAGAAACCGCCCCGCTTGCCGCGACGCCTGAGCTGTTTTTGGATAAAGAAGGTGAGCCACTGAAATTTTATGATGCCGTGGTGGGAGGACGTTCTGTCGGTACTCCGGGCACAGTGAAATTGATGTGGGATAGCCACCAAAAGTATGGAAAATTACCTTGGGCGGATCTGTTTAAACCAGCGATTGAGTTGGCAACGGCAGGTTTTACGGTTAGCCCTCGGCTTGCCGCGTTGGTGGCGAAAGATCAACAGCGTTTGCAACAGTCAGCCTCAACCAAAAGCTATTTTTTTAATCAAGATGGTGAGCCTATCCAAGCGGGAGCAACACTAAAAAACCCCGCTTATGCCAATACGCTGACGGCGATCGCTCAGCAGGGAGCGCAAGCTTTTTACCGTGGAAAAGTGGCGGAAAATATTGTCAATACGGTCAGCAATCATAGCACTAATCCAGGTGTTCTTAGCCTGACAGATTTAGCGATTTATACCACTAAACAGCGCCCAGCCGTATGTGCTCCTTATCATCAATATTCTGTTTGTGGCATGGGACCGCCTAGCTCTGGCGCGTTAACGTTGGGGCAGATTTTGGGAATGCTTCAACACTACCCATTAGCTCAATATGGTGTCGATAGCATTGATAGTTGGCGTCTTATCGGTGACGCTTCGCGCTTGGCGTTTGCCGATAGAGGTCGCTATATGGCAGACAGTGATTTTGTGCCTATGCCAACAGCGGGCTTGTTAGATGCGGATTATTTAGCACAACGAGCCAAGTTGCTGGCAGAGCCAAAAGCTCTCGCTTCGGTCGCCGCTGGTTCGCCTCCCTGGTCGCATGCACAAAACTATGCCTTAGATGAATCAATAGAGCTGCCATCAACCAGTCATTTTTCTATTGTTGATAGCGAAAGGAATATGGTGTCGATTACGACGACGATAGAGAACGGTTTTGGTTCTCGATTAATGGTGGATGGTTTCCTGCTCAATAATGAATTAACCGACTTTTCTTTCCGAACCCATAAAGAAGGCAATCCAATTGCCAATCGCGTTGAGCCGGGTAAACGACCTCGTTCCTCTATGGCTCCGACCATAGTCTTGAAAGAGGGTCAGCCTTATCTGGCTATTGGATCGCCGGGAGGCAGCCAGATTATTGGCTATGTCGCTAAAACTCTGATTGCGCATTTGGATTGGGGGCTCGATCTTCAGCAAGCGGTGAATCTACCGAATATGAATAATCGTTTTGGTACTTTTGAGTTGGAGAAAGGAACAGACGCAGAGCGTTGGGCGCCGAAGTTAGAGCAGATTGGCTTTAAAACTAAAATTCGGGATTTAAATTCCGGCGTTCAAGTCATTCAGTTGCAAGATAAACAGTTGGTTGGCGCAGCGGACCCACGTCGAGAGGGACTGGTTGTCGCACAATAG
- the rsgA gene encoding ribosome small subunit-dependent GTPase A gives MSSHFSYPMSLPELGWKSFFQQQLTLDDYEDTSVARIIAHHRSGYIVATETQEFHLEHHISHPQMTVGDWILIDSELRFKRLLERKSLFSRKAPGSKLEQQFIAANVDTVFIVCSLNHDFNLSRIERYLALVNESQAQTVIVLTKMDLCPDVESMRQQVQSLDPFMVVETVNSLDNYSLKGLKSWCGQSQTVAFMGSSGVGKSTLVNSLLSNQAQATGGIREDDSKGRHTTTSRSMHKMPDGGLLLDTPGMREIQLAGNETGVAETFADIESLIEQCRFSDCQHQNEPGCAVRKALQQGSIEERRLDNYFKLLREQARNSASLAEKRSNAKQFGKYIKSVQSESRHRKKGF, from the coding sequence ATGTCATCTCATTTTTCATATCCAATGTCGCTACCCGAACTTGGTTGGAAATCATTTTTTCAACAACAACTGACTCTCGATGATTACGAGGACACTTCAGTCGCCCGTATCATTGCTCACCACCGCAGTGGTTATATTGTCGCAACCGAGACTCAGGAGTTTCACCTTGAGCATCATATCTCGCACCCTCAAATGACGGTGGGAGACTGGATATTGATAGACAGTGAGCTTCGTTTCAAACGACTACTAGAGCGCAAGTCTCTGTTTAGTCGCAAAGCGCCCGGCTCAAAGCTAGAGCAACAGTTTATTGCGGCTAATGTCGATACCGTGTTTATTGTCTGCTCACTCAACCACGACTTTAACCTTAGTCGCATCGAGCGTTATCTGGCTTTAGTCAATGAGTCACAAGCGCAAACCGTGATCGTATTAACCAAGATGGATCTGTGCCCTGACGTTGAATCAATGCGTCAACAGGTCCAATCCCTTGACCCATTTATGGTAGTTGAAACGGTCAACAGCTTAGATAACTATTCACTCAAGGGGCTAAAATCTTGGTGTGGACAGAGCCAAACCGTCGCCTTTATGGGATCGTCCGGTGTGGGGAAATCTACTCTAGTCAACAGCTTGCTGAGTAATCAAGCCCAAGCCACGGGTGGGATTCGTGAAGACGACAGTAAAGGGCGTCACACCACGACTTCACGCTCTATGCACAAAATGCCCGATGGCGGCTTGCTACTCGACACGCCGGGCATGCGAGAGATACAACTCGCCGGTAATGAGACTGGCGTCGCTGAAACCTTTGCGGATATCGAATCTTTGATAGAACAGTGTCGCTTTAGTGACTGTCAGCATCAAAACGAACCGGGTTGCGCTGTTCGCAAAGCCTTGCAACAAGGCTCCATTGAGGAAAGACGGTTAGACAACTACTTCAAACTGCTCCGCGAACAAGCCCGCAACAGCGCCTCCTTGGCAGAAAAGCGCAGCAACGCTAAGCAATTTGGTAAGTATATTAAATCGGTACAATCGGAAAGTCGTCACCGTAAAAAAGGGTTCTAG
- a CDS encoding SCO family protein, with product MKFKWLLLALAAFVLGISSKLYLDYHTQQKKMDQLAQVPDSVLYGKHNRPVTLFAASDPRIRILYFGFTRCPDVCPTSLAMLAGALNQLEVDTLDQIWPIFISLDPERDSAEAASEYAGYFHPRIDGLSAPLNITQPLAHQYGVIFRKTELEDSKLGYTLDHSSYFYILQPDGSLIEKVPHTLTPAPLLEAIRRVTQKQYIQKQYIQK from the coding sequence AAATTCAAGTGGTTATTATTGGCACTCGCGGCCTTTGTTTTAGGGATTTCGAGCAAGCTTTATCTTGATTATCACACCCAACAGAAAAAAATGGATCAACTGGCGCAAGTACCCGATTCTGTGCTTTATGGTAAGCACAACCGACCTGTCACGCTATTTGCCGCAAGCGATCCAAGAATCCGTATTCTCTATTTTGGCTTTACCCGCTGCCCCGATGTCTGCCCAACCTCTCTTGCTATGTTAGCTGGCGCGCTAAATCAATTGGAGGTCGACACTCTTGATCAAATTTGGCCGATATTTATTTCACTCGATCCTGAGCGTGATAGCGCAGAAGCCGCGTCCGAATATGCCGGATATTTCCATCCACGAATTGATGGTCTGTCGGCACCGTTAAACATTACTCAACCGCTTGCTCATCAGTACGGTGTGATTTTTCGCAAAACCGAACTCGAAGACTCCAAGTTGGGCTATACACTCGACCACAGCTCATATTTCTATATTTTACAACCCGATGGCTCGCTAATCGAAAAAGTACCACATACCCTGACACCCGCTCCATTGCTTGAGGCAATACGTCGCGTCACCCAAAAACAATACATCCAGAAACAATACATCCAAAAATAA
- a CDS encoding amidohydrolase family protein has product MKRSIPVITMPLILIATSGSALATSYDLVISGGHVIDPETGLSDVRNIGINKGTIEVISQDVLTGKQTIDASGHIVSPGFIDLHHHGQNISGYRMQAQQGVTTALELESGILPIGDWYDGQAKKNLPINYGASAAWTFARVATFTGTEPEANLQYFQAAQGLDNWKNDIATDEQFEQIIDYVEKGLNEGAIGIGINAGYAPGYGRKEYHALAKLAVKHNVATYTHVRYASMLEPGSSFEAIQELIANSALTGAKMHINHINSTSLKDIDATLELFDEATKQGYHVTAGAYPWGAASTVIGAAMFSGPEWKERLGFQEESIQLGTERLDNEQMLARQQSDPGTVINWHFLDEAIPNELSALDRSIIHPNVLIESDSMPWMLIDDGKVSYYEGDQWPLPEEAFAHPRSSGTFTKILGSYVRERGLLTVEEAIRKMSYMPATVLDGFVPQMAKKGRIQEGMDADIVIFDPATVDNQATYQAPSAISTGIDTVLVNGEFVVKNGELLTEVAPGQAIRREVAN; this is encoded by the coding sequence ATGAAACGATCAATCCCAGTCATCACAATGCCTTTGATACTCATCGCCACGAGCGGCAGTGCATTGGCGACCTCGTACGACCTTGTGATTTCTGGAGGTCACGTCATCGACCCAGAAACTGGTCTTAGCGATGTCCGAAATATCGGTATTAATAAAGGTACCATTGAAGTCATCAGCCAAGACGTTTTAACGGGTAAGCAAACCATTGACGCCAGTGGACACATTGTGTCACCAGGGTTCATCGATCTTCACCACCACGGTCAAAACATTAGTGGCTACCGCATGCAAGCTCAGCAAGGTGTGACAACCGCTTTGGAGCTAGAGTCGGGTATTTTGCCTATTGGCGATTGGTATGACGGTCAGGCGAAAAAGAACCTGCCCATTAACTATGGCGCATCAGCGGCTTGGACTTTTGCTCGTGTTGCCACCTTTACTGGCACTGAGCCAGAAGCCAATTTGCAGTACTTCCAGGCGGCACAAGGGCTCGATAATTGGAAAAATGATATCGCCACTGACGAACAATTTGAACAGATCATCGACTACGTTGAAAAGGGCTTAAACGAAGGCGCAATTGGCATTGGTATTAACGCAGGATACGCACCAGGTTATGGTCGCAAGGAGTATCATGCACTGGCAAAATTGGCGGTAAAACACAATGTCGCGACATACACTCATGTACGATACGCCAGCATGCTAGAGCCCGGCAGCAGCTTTGAGGCGATTCAAGAATTGATTGCAAACTCCGCACTTACTGGTGCAAAAATGCACATCAATCATATCAACAGTACGTCGCTAAAAGACATTGATGCAACCCTAGAGCTGTTTGATGAAGCCACTAAGCAAGGCTATCACGTGACAGCTGGAGCTTATCCTTGGGGCGCTGCGAGTACTGTAATTGGAGCGGCCATGTTTAGCGGTCCTGAATGGAAAGAGCGTTTAGGTTTTCAAGAAGAAAGCATTCAGCTAGGCACTGAGCGCCTAGACAATGAGCAAATGCTTGCTAGACAGCAAAGCGATCCCGGCACGGTAATCAATTGGCACTTCTTAGACGAAGCCATCCCAAATGAGTTGTCAGCATTAGATCGCTCAATTATCCACCCTAATGTATTAATTGAGTCAGACTCCATGCCTTGGATGCTGATTGATGACGGTAAAGTAAGCTATTACGAGGGTGACCAGTGGCCGTTGCCAGAAGAAGCGTTTGCACACCCAAGATCAAGTGGCACATTTACCAAGATTTTGGGCTCTTACGTAAGAGAAAGAGGACTGTTAACGGTAGAGGAAGCAATACGTAAAATGAGCTACATGCCAGCAACAGTACTCGATGGATTTGTACCACAAATGGCAAAGAAAGGTCGTATTCAAGAAGGAATGGACGCTGATATTGTGATTTTTGATCCCGCAACGGTAGATAACCAAGCGACCTATCAAGCACCTTCGGCCATCTCTACCGGTATAGATACCGTACTGGTTAATGGTGAGTTTGTGGTGAAAAATGGTGAGCTGCTCACCGAGGTCGCGCCGGGTCAAGCTATCCGACGTGAAGTGGCAAACTAG
- a CDS encoding DUF3299 domain-containing protein — translation MNTIYKFCSMLTVLLSTCALSNELIMWEDLIPPPSENIEVPALNQQQVNQLFAVLNHQTNSQTRALTEDEKRDLQHNTLQLKQAGFDANTLLALRARALEIEHQRLTSVNTKLDLRKVTIPGFVVPLEMDGMLTTKFLLVPIAGACIHTPPPPANQTIIVDIDQGFNLQDLYKVITVSGDIKAYEQDLPISFVDGTEVVSTGYTMKATTVNYVE, via the coding sequence ATGAACACTATTTACAAATTTTGCTCAATGCTGACTGTATTATTGAGTACCTGCGCCCTGTCAAACGAACTGATCATGTGGGAAGACTTGATTCCTCCTCCGTCAGAAAATATTGAGGTTCCAGCACTTAATCAACAGCAAGTGAACCAGTTGTTTGCGGTATTAAATCATCAAACCAACAGTCAGACACGAGCGCTAACTGAAGACGAAAAGCGCGATCTACAACACAACACGTTACAACTTAAACAAGCTGGATTCGATGCCAATACATTGCTTGCACTACGAGCGCGAGCATTGGAAATCGAGCATCAGCGTCTTACTTCGGTAAATACCAAGTTGGATTTAAGAAAGGTCACCATTCCAGGCTTTGTTGTCCCGTTAGAGATGGATGGCATGCTCACCACCAAGTTTTTGCTGGTGCCCATTGCAGGAGCCTGTATTCATACACCGCCTCCACCGGCTAACCAAACTATAATTGTCGATATTGACCAAGGCTTTAACTTACAAGACTTGTACAAAGTCATCACCGTGTCGGGCGACATAAAAGCCTACGAACAAGATTTACCGATTTCATTTGTTGATGGCACCGAAGTAGTCAGTACTGGCTATACAATGAAAGCAACGACCGTCAACTATGTAGAGTAG
- a CDS encoding transposase — protein MTQARSQQVCLDATPYYHCVSRCVRRTFLCGYDEQSQTSYEHRRGWIQSRIKQLSQVFCIDICAYAVMSNHYHVVVHINQQQAEALSDFDVIERWSQLHTKPVLIQRLLSNQIKSVAELNAANEIVEQWRERLYSLSWFMRELNFDIAMKANREEDCTGHFWESRYKSQALLDEKALLAAMAYTDLNPVRAGTAKKPETSDYTSVQDRLKALNRGQPTAPCLHPFIGNATHETLAGIPFRLMDYLELVDWTGREFRQGRTSINADLPPLLERLNLTQQEWLKVCTQLERQRATLVGSKASFPSAIAKMQRQRMCGYSLG, from the coding sequence ATGACCCAAGCCAGAAGTCAGCAAGTGTGTTTAGACGCCACACCTTACTATCACTGCGTTTCCCGCTGTGTTCGCCGTACATTTCTGTGCGGTTATGATGAGCAGTCACAAACCAGTTATGAGCATCGACGGGGCTGGATACAGTCCAGAATCAAGCAACTAAGCCAAGTTTTTTGTATCGACATCTGTGCCTATGCTGTGATGAGTAATCACTATCATGTGGTGGTACATATCAACCAACAACAGGCGGAAGCATTGTCGGACTTTGATGTGATAGAGCGGTGGAGTCAGCTTCATACAAAACCCGTGCTAATCCAGCGTTTGCTTTCAAATCAGATAAAAAGTGTTGCCGAGTTAAACGCAGCCAATGAAATCGTGGAGCAGTGGCGAGAGCGCTTATACAGCCTTAGCTGGTTCATGCGCGAGCTGAACTTTGACATTGCGATGAAGGCGAATCGAGAGGAGGACTGCACAGGACACTTCTGGGAAAGTCGCTACAAAAGTCAGGCACTATTAGACGAAAAAGCGCTACTTGCTGCCATGGCTTATACCGACTTAAATCCTGTTCGAGCAGGCACGGCTAAAAAGCCAGAAACATCAGACTATACCTCAGTTCAAGACCGCCTCAAGGCTCTAAATCGTGGGCAACCCACCGCTCCGTGTCTTCACCCATTTATTGGAAACGCAACCCATGAAACGTTAGCTGGGATCCCTTTCAGACTGATGGATTATCTTGAACTGGTCGACTGGACTGGACGAGAATTTAGGCAAGGAAGAACGAGTATTAATGCCGACTTACCGCCACTTTTGGAAAGGCTAAACCTTACGCAACAAGAGTGGCTCAAAGTGTGTACTCAACTAGAAAGACAGCGAGCGACTTTAGTTGGCAGCAAAGCCAGCTTTCCATCAGCAATAGCGAAGATGCAACGGCAGCGGATGTGTGGCTACTCGCTTGGATAA